From Chloracidobacterium thermophilum B:
CTGGGGCACACCGGCGGCACCCTTGACAAACTCGAAGCCATTCCCGGTTTCCGTACCGATCTGCCGCTTGACACCTTCCGCCGGCTGGTGGAGCAGCTCGGCGTAGCGCTCATCGGACAAACCCGCGAAATTGCTCCAGCCGACAAAAAGCTCTATGCCCTGCGCGATGTCACCGGAACCGTCGAGTCTATTCCACTTATCACGGCCAGCATCATGTCGAAAAAGCTCGCCGAGGGAATTGACGCGCTTGTGCTGGATGTCAAGTTCGGCAGCGGGGCTTTCATGAAAACCCCGGCCGAAGCCCAGGCGTTGGCCGATGCCCTGACGGCCACCGGAGAATCCATGGGCAAGCGCATCCAGGCGCTGCTTACCGACATGAACCAACCGTTGGGTTGGGCCGTGGGCAATGCCCTGGAAGTCTGCGAGGCCCAGCAACTGCTGCGCGGCGAGCAGCTCACCGGACGCTTTGCCGATCTCACCTTCGAGCTGGCAGCCCACATGCTCCGGCTTGGGCAGGTGGCCGCCTCCGTTACCGAAGGCCAGACGCTCGCCCGCGCCATGGTGACGTCAGGAAAGGCACTGGAGAAGTGGCAAGCCATCATCAGGGCGCAGGGGGGCGACCCACAGGTGGCGGAAGATGACCAGCGGTTGCCACAGGCTGCCTACGAAACCGTTGTGCGTGCGTCACAGTCGGGCATCGTGACCGCCATGGATACCGAAGCCATTGGCCAGGCGGCCGTTCTGCTCGGCGCCGGACGACTTACCCTCGATGCCGTCATTGATCCGGCCGTCGGCTTCCGCATGGAAGTCGAACTTGGTGCGCCGGTGTCTGCCGGGGATGCGCTCGTCCGGGTGTACT
This genomic window contains:
- a CDS encoding thymidine phosphorylase, translating into MPTTVERIRHKRDGGELSADDIAALVAGYTQGNIPDYQMAAFLMAAFLRGMTIAETRALTEAMLYSGEVVDFSHLPQAKVDKHSTGGVGDKTSLALAPIVAAAGVAVPMISGRGLGHTGGTLDKLEAIPGFRTDLPLDTFRRLVEQLGVALIGQTREIAPADKKLYALRDVTGTVESIPLITASIMSKKLAEGIDALVLDVKFGSGAFMKTPAEAQALADALTATGESMGKRIQALLTDMNQPLGWAVGNALEVCEAQQLLRGEQLTGRFADLTFELAAHMLRLGQVAASVTEGQTLARAMVTSGKALEKWQAIIRAQGGDPQVAEDDQRLPQAAYETVVRASQSGIVTAMDTEAIGQAAVLLGAGRLTLDAVIDPAVGFRMEVELGAPVSAGDALVRVYYNAAQAVPEVEQRLLAAITITPN